Genomic segment of Pasteurella multocida subsp. multocida OH4807:
GTGATACTTAAATAAAAATGAACGATAGCACCACACATATTGACTATTTTCGTGAAGTTCAGAAAGGGAAAAACGAAATCGGTGACTTTTTTTATCGGACAGTAAAGGCAACGTATCACATACTCTGTTTTTCTGTAGCTGGCTCAATTGCTGTAATGACCAAGATTGCTTTACATAAGATGAATACTGGTGAGCTTGTAATGAATACAATTGCAATAACGTCTCATTAAAGAGAAGAAAAACCGTTAATACACTACTCAACACTAACAACGTTGTTAATGTCACAATACCTCTCTGTACTGTCATTTTTCACCTGAATTAAGCAGAGGTACTACAGCAGACACCTCATAAGTCATTATAGGTGATTTTTTTAATGCTCCTGCTAAATACACTTCAACACCTTGCTTTTCTGCAAGCCAATTAAAACGTAAAGCGTGAATGTGGTATACCGTTTTGTCCAACAAATCAACCCAACCGCCTTTCTCACATGCATGCTTTTGTAAGTAACTCGAACATTCAGACGAAGAACAACGAGAATTGACGCCATTCTTATACGTGAGTCGTGTTTCAATCATACCTGCATTTAAACGATAGCCAAACAATTCTCGCTCAATATGCTGCGTATTATTATGCTCCTTACTCACACAACTGCGCCCCTTAAATTTTTCTCCAACACATCCATTCATATCCAAGTCATAGAAAAATAGTGCACAGTTAAATTGATTTTGTTTACCTAATGTAAAAAGCTGCAAGCTATGACCATCATCGGCTTCAAACAAATGTAAATTCGTCTTTTCAGTTTTCTCCGAAAAAGCACGAAACCCTGCTCTTCTGAGATCTTTTGCGATTAATTGCATCACATGTTGCAACTCAAACTGCAACTGCAAACGTAACAAGAGCGTTTTATTTTGGTACTGACTCTGGCTATAAAAAGAAACCAAAGTGAAGAGCAATAAAGAAGATAAAGACAAAGATAAAAGCAAACTCATCAGGGTATAGCCTTGATATCTCATATTAGTACCTCGTTGCTGTCTCACAAGCACTGAGAGATTGGTGTTTTTTTAATTTAATACTTCCAACATTAAACAGTGAGAATACCACCCTCAAATTACCCGCCTGTAATGTAAAACAACTTGTCTCTAACGTATCACGAATACCATTCAAACGACTCGTTTCTTTAGGATAAACATGCTTACTGATTAACATGCTATGTAATGCGGAGTTAGGATAATAAAATATAGCTGTATTTTGGGGGCCACAATGTGCAGAAGCCAAACAATCACACCTATCTTCTGCTTTGACCTGAACGCTAAGACACCACGTATGTTTTACTCGATCTTTACTAACGATTAATAACCATATTTGTTGTGATTGCGCTACACGCATTTGAGCACGGCGTAAAAACAAAAATAATCTATTTTGTTCTTGCTCAAAAAGTTGCTTATGTTGTATTTCTTTCCAAGAAGGGAAAGCGATCAATAGCGAACCACTCACTATAAATAACACGATTAACATTTCTATTAAGGTAAACCCTCTCTTCATAGTCATCCTTTTTACAACATAATTTACGGATAAATATTTAGCAAACCGAGTAAACTCATCGGATTTTGCGAGACAGATCGCGAAAATAATGTTGGTACGAGCCAAAACAATGCATAAATACAAAATAAGAAAACAATATGAGTAAGGGAAAGAATAATAACTTTGTATAGCGGAAATTGTGTGAATATTTGAATAGATGGTGGGTCGTGAAGGATTCGAACCTTCGACCAACGGATTAAAAGTCCGCTGCTCTACCGACTGAGCTAACGACCCATTTGCATTTGACTGCTAGGATTGATTATGCATTTTAAGTGGTGGGTCGTGAAGGATTCGAACCTTCGACCAACGGATTAAAAGTCCGCTGCTCTACCGACTGAGCTAACGACCCATTTGCATTTGACTGCTAGGATTGATTATGCATTTTAAGTGGTGGGTCGTGAAGGATTCGAACCTTCGACCAACGGATTAAAAGTCCGCTGCTCTACCGACTGAGCTAACGACCCATTTGCATATCATTGCGTAACGGAGGCTTATAATACTGATTTTATTTCAAGAATCAATAAAAATTTTAATTTTTTTATTCGTTTGTGCGAATAACCAACAAAAATAAAACTTTTCACGTCATTATAATCAGAATAAAGCGAGCTTTTATGACGAGTAAAAAAATAAGGGTCTATATTAGACCCTTATTTTACAAACTAATATGATTAGTATGCTAACACAGCACGACGGTTTTTAGAATATGCCGCTTCATCGTGACCTAACACAGCTGGTTTTTCTTCACCGTAAGAAACTGTTGATACTTGTCCTGCTTGAACACCTTTAGCAGATAAGTAGTTTTGTACTGCATCTGCACGACGCTGACCTAATGCGATGTTGTACTCTGGAGTACCACGCTCATCAGTATTACCTTCAACAACCACTTTAGTTGCTGGCATTGCGTTTAAGAACGCTGCGTGAGCATCTAAAATTTGAACATATTCACCTTCGATATTGTATTTATCAAAACCGAAATAAACAGTGTTATAACGTTGTTGTAAATCTTGTACTGAATAGCCACCAAACATTTGAGCGCTTTCATCTTTTTTAGATGAACCACAAGCAGCTAACATAGCAACAGAACCAGCAACTAATAATACTTTAGTTAATTTTTTCATTTTTCTCTCCTCAGAGTTTTTTATTTCGTTAAATATGGTGACCAAGCTGGGAATTTAACTTGTCCATCATTTCCTGGTAACCTTGCTTTGAAACGACCATCAGCGGATACCAATTGTAGCACCTTTCCTAGCCCTTGGGTAGAACTGTAAATGACCATAATTCCATTTGGCGAAATACTAGGACTTTCATCCAAGAAAGTGGAACTTAATACTTCTATTGAACCAGAAGCCAAGTCTTTTTTCACAATATTATCACCACTAATCATGATCATAGTGCTACCATCGGCAGTAATTTGCCCACTATAACTGCGACCACCTGAGCTTACTAATGATGCACCACCGCCGGTAGCGCTCATTTGATAAACTTGCGGAGAGCCGCTTCTATCAGATGTGAATAGGATCGTTTGTCCATCAGGGGACCAAGATGGCTCAGTATTATTACCTGCCCCTCTTGTTAATTGCGAAACCTGTCCACTACCTAAATTCATTACATAAATATTCAATACACCATCTTGTGATGATGCGAATGCTAATCTTGAACCATCAGGAGAAAATGCTGGTGCACCATTATGGCCTTTAAAAGAAGCCACGACTTTACGCGCACCAGAACCTAAATCCTGCACGACTAACTGTGACTTACGATTTTCAAAAGACACATAAGCTAATTTTTTACCATCATGTGACCAAGCTGGCGACATTAAAGGTTGAGCGCTGCGATTGACAATAAATTGGTTAAATCCATCATAGTCTGACACCCTTACTTCATAAGGTTGTGAACCACCATGTTTTTGCACGATATAAGCAATACGTGTTCTAAATGCGCCTTTAATACCGGTCAATTTCTCAAATACTTCATCACTTACTGTATGTGCACCATAGCGTAACCATTTGGTTGTCACCGTATATTGATTTTGACTTAAGATCGCACCAGCACTGCCCGTCGCGCCAATTGTATCTACGAGTTGATAAGCGATATTGAAACTCCCATTAGCTGGGGTCACTTGCCCTACTACAACTGCATCAATACCAAGAGATGCCCATGCTTCTGGATTGACTTCAGATACGACCGTAGGTTGTTGTGGCATTCTATTTACTGGAATCGGATTAAACTTTCCGCTATTACGTAAATCAGAAGCAATAATATCCGCAATATCGGCTGGTGGTGTACCTGGTCCGTTCCATTTAAACGGTACAACAGCAATAGGGCGAGCACTATCAACCCCTTCGTCAATTACAATTCTTACTTCTGCTTGTGCAACACTTATTATGCCTAGTGAAAGGAAAAATAAGATAAAACGCATCATTAATTTCATAAAATCACCTATCTTAACCATAAGAGCAAACTTACACACCAAATTTATCTTAATTTAAAATCAACTGGCACTTTTTTGTATTTATTATAAATTTCATCGGTCGGTGCTGGTGGCACTTTTTTCGTTCGAGCAACCGCACTTAATGCAGCATGACAAATATCATCGGGTCCTGATACACGTCGATAATTTGCAATCGTTCCATCTCGTAAAAACTCCACTTCAACAACACACACTTTATTTGCAAAACTTGGTTCTTTTAAGAAACGACGTTGAATTTCTTTTTTGATCACACCTGCATATTGATCACCTGTTTTTCCGCCGTCTCCCGCACCTCTTGCTGCACCTGTCCCTTGCGACCCTTGACGATTTGCATTACCCCCAACACTGGCAGAACCACCCCCGATATCACCGCCATTCATAAAATCATCTAAGGCAGCTTGCTCCGCTTTACGTTGTGCATCTGCTTTCGCTTTTTCCGCTTTAGCTTTTGCTTCTGCCTTAGCTTTTTCTGCTTTTGCTTTCGCCTCTGCTTCAGCCTTGGCTTTCTCCGCTTTTGCTTTCGCCTCTGCTTCAGCCTTGGCTTTCTCCGCTTTTGCTTTCGCCTCTGCTTCAGCCTTGGCTTTCTCCGCTTTGGCTTTTGCTTCTGCCGCTGCTTTAGCCTTAGCCTCTTCTTCCGCTTGTTTTGCCAAGGCAGCTAAGCGTTTCGCTTCTACTTCTGCTTTCAATTTTGCTGCTTCTGCCGCCTCTTTTGCTTTTGCCTCAAGTTCACGTTGCTTTTCTAGCGCTTCTTGCTTCACCTTTTCTTCTTGTTTTTTCTGTTCAGCTAACTGTTTTAAACGCTCAGCTTCTTGTTGTTTCTCTAAGGCTTGCTGTTTTTCAAGTTGTTTTTGATATTCAATTTCTTTCTGACGTTCAAGCTCTTGTTTTAATTTCTCTTGTTGTTCCTCTATTACTTCAGGTCGTGTTTGCGTCTCAGTTTGACCCTTTTTCTGCTGTTGTAATCTTCCCCACTCATGTGCCGCTGAACCTGTATCGACCATCACGACATCAAGCACTTCACCATTGCCTTCACCGCCCCCCATAATATCGACCTTATGATAGAACGAACCAAGTATGAGTAAGCCAAACAAGATAGCATGCAAAATGATAGAAATCATCACAGCACGAATATCTGTATTTTGTCGCTTCGTTTGCACAATACTCCCTATTCTATCAAATTGGGTTAGTCATTAATCCAACAGACTTAATGCCTGCAAGATGAAGTAAATTTAATGCTTTAATGACCTCTTCATAAGGTACATCCTTTGCACCACCTACTAAAAATAACGTATTGTTATCTTTTTCAAATTCTTGTTTAGATAACTGTGTTACCATTTCTTCTGTTAAATTTTCAAGACGCTCAGCACCAATTGATAATGTATATTGACCGACTCCTGATACTTCTAAAATAACAGGAACCTTATCTTCATTAGAAACTTCTTGGCTTTGTACTGCATCAGGTAATTCAACTTGCACACTTTGATTAATAATAGGGGCAGTTGCCATGAAAATCAGTAAAAGGACTAATAATACATCCAAAAAAGGAACAATATTAATCTCAGATTTCACATCTCTGCGTTTACGACGATAAGACATCGATACCTCTAAAACTTGTTAAAATCGACCGCACTTGATTAAACCAAGCACCATCTAAAATTGTATTAATTAATGTGTTCCATTCTTACCAAAAGCTTGGCGATGTAAAATAGTCGTGAACTCATCAATAAAATTACCATAATTCTGTTCCAATTTACTGACTCGTAAACTTAAACGGTTATACGCCATCACCGCTGGAATAGCCGCAAACAGACCAATAGCCGTTGCAATCAGTGCTTCAGCGATGCCTGGTGCGACCATCTGTAATGTCGCTTGTTTAGCACCACTCAACGCCATAAAGGCATGCATAATTCCCCACACCGTACCGAATAAACCAATATATGGGCTAATTGAAGCTACCGTTGCCAGAAATGGTACGCGTGTTTCAAGTTCTTCAACTTCACGATTCATTGCTAAATTCATTGCACGTGAGCTACCTTGAATAATCGCCTCTGGTGCACTCGGATTAGCTTGCTTTAATCGTGAAAACTCTTTAAAGCCAACATAAAAAATTTGTTCACTACCAGTTAATCCATCACGACGATTTTCTAGTCCTTCAAATAAACGATTTAGATCCTCGCCAGACCAAAAGCGATCTTCAAACGCGGCAGAATCTTTCAATGCTTTAGTTAAAATTCGGCTGCGTTGGATAATAATCGCCCATGACATAATTGAAAAAATAATCAAAATTACAATAACAAGTTGAACAACAATACTCGCTTTTAGAAATAATTCTAAGAAGTTCAAATCGGCAGTCATTACATACTCCAAGAGAGGTTTATAGCTAACTCACCAATGCGGCTTTCATTTCTGTTGGAATAGGCATTGGTTTCATTTTTCCAAGATCAACACAGGCTACTTTGACAGTAGCCTCGCATAAAATCAGTTCGTTTTTCTTTAATTTCTGAGTAAAAAAGAGAGACGCTCCTTTTACTTCAGTTATCATTGTTTCAACAAGCAACAGATCATCTAACTTGGCAGGGAAACAATAATCAATATTCATTGTTTTGACAACAAAAGCCACTTGGCGTTCGTTTAATAACACGTGTTGTGAAAAATGCAAATGGCGTAAATATTCTGTTCTTGCCCGCTCAAAGAAATGTAAATAACGAGCGTGATAAACAACACCACCTGCATCAGTGTCTTCATAATAGACTCGAACAGGAAAATTAAATACCTTTTCTGACATCATTCTATTCCTTTCGATTACTAAAATTTAACCAACGAAATCGGTGGCGTATTTTAGAACTTGTGTGAATGATAAGCAAGTCCCCAAAGATGACTAGCATAAAATATTTCACTTTACAGACAATCAATTAGGCGAACCAACTCATATAACATGCCAATATGATCGCACTATAGCCAAAGAAAGGGGAAAAAATCAATTTGCCAAACCTTGAATGAATCTCCAGTCCCATCCCATGAACCCATAAAATAGCAGTCCCCCAAATACTGAAGATTACTAAAATAGCAGGAGCACTACGTAAATTTGTTGAAAAGTCATTAATATTCAAAAAGAAACAGAGCGTAATGAAAATCGCGACTATAAATGAAAGGGTTCTTAACGAACCCTTATTAAAGATTTGATAAAGAGAATTAATCATGCAGATTACTCATCAAATTTACCAGTTTTTTCGATACTGATAGTAATCATCGCAGCTAACATAACCGCAAACAAAACACCCAATACCCAAATAACGTAAAACATAGTATTTCTCCTTAGTATAATGAGTTTTTGTTTTGTTCGATAAATTCGCTATCAAGTCTACCAAACATTTTCCAGTATGCCCAGATTGTGTATGCAAGTAAGATAACAACAAACACAAGCGCAAAACCGAGCATTAATGTTAACGTTAATTTACTTGATGTTGAATCCCACATTAATAAGCTTAACTCTGGATGCGTAATTGATGGCATCACAAATGGGAACATCGAAACCCCAGCTGTTAAAATAATGCCCGCCATCGTTAATGATGAGAATAAAAATGCAAAACCTGAACGATTAGCTTTCGATGCTAAAATATTTAATAATGCGCCACCAATAGCAAGTAAAGGGAAAATCCATAATAATGGTATCTCTTTATAGTTATTGAACCAAGCACCCGCTTCAATAGCAACCGTTTTACCAAATGGTGTTGATTGTGCATTATGATCAATGACAGACGTCACAACAAAACCATCTTTGAAATACAACCACACGCCTGCAAGGACAAAAGTAATCAACGTCGCCAATGCACCAACTTGTGTAATAACACGAGCACGCTCACGTAACTCACTGGTTGTTTTCATTTGTAACCATGCACCACCTTGGGTAGTTAACATTGCTAAGCTCACTAAACCACACAATAATGCGAATGGGTTTAATAATGCAAAGAATGAACCCGTATACTTCACTTGCAATAATTCATTAAACTCGAATGGTACACCTTGCAATAAGTTACCGAATGCTACACCGAAAACTAATGAAGGTACAAAACCACCGATAAACAATCCCCAATCCCATAATGTACGCCATGTTGGATTATCAATTTTAGCACGATATTCTAAACCGACAGGACGGAAGAACAAAGCAGCTAAAACTAAAATCATCGCGATATAGAAACCAGAAAATGAGGTTGCATAAACAATTGGCCACGCCGCAAACATAGCGCCGCCTGCTGTTAATAACCAAACTTGGTTACCATCCCAGTGTGGTGCGATTGAGTTGATCATGATGCGTTTTTCCACTTCTTTCTTACCGGCAAACGGTAATAAATTAAGAACGCCCATGTCAAAACCATCAGTTACTGCAAAACCAATAAGCAATACACCGATCAAGATCCACCAAACAAAACGTAGAATTTCATAATCAATCATAATCAGGCTCCTGCTTATTTAGATGATTGCTCAAAATAGTAGCGACCTGTTTTTAATGAACTTGGTCCTAAACGACCATATTTGAACATTAAATACATTTCAACAACAAGGAATAATGTGTAAAGTGCACAGATTAAACCAATAGAGAACCAAAGATCACCTGTTGTTAATGCTGAATTTGCTACACCTACTGGTAACACTTCATAAATCGCCCATGGTTGACGACCATACTCAGCTAAGAACCAGCCACTCTCAATTGCAATCCATGGCAGTGGAATACTCCATAAAAGTGCTTTTAAGAACCAAGGTTTTGTTCCTACTGTTTTACGCATATTTTGAACAAATGCACCAACAATAAGAAGTAACAATAATCCACCTGCAGCCATCATGATACGGAAAGACCAGAATGTAGGTCCAACATTTGGAATCGTATCTGCCGCCGCCTGTTTAATTTGCTCTTCTGTTGCATCAACCACTTTATCTGTGTAACGTTTTAATAATAAGCCAAAGCCAAGATCTTTAGATACGGCACTGAATTGTGCTTTTGTTTCTTCACTAATTTGCCCTGCTTTTTTCTGTGCTTGTAATTGTTGTAACAAGTCGTATGCTTGAATACCATTACGCACACGTTCTACGTTTAATGCTTCTAAATCCGCAAGCCCCGCAAATTGCTTATCAAGAGAACGAGTCACAATGATCCCAGCGGCATAAGGAATTTGGAGAGCAAAATCATTGCGTTTTTCTGCTTGATTTGGCACAACAATCATATTCCAGTCAGCCGGTGCGGGCTGTGTATGCCATTCCCCTTCCATTGCAGCTAATTTCACTGGTTGAGTTTGACCAATTTCATAGCCAGACTCATCGCCCATAATCACAACAGAGATAATAGAGATAAGACCAAATGTTGAAGCAATTGAGAATGAACGTTTTGCAAAGCCTAAATCACGACCTTTTAAAATATAATATGCACTGATCGCTAAAACAAACATTGCTCCACTTACGTAACCTGCTGATAACGTATGCAAGAACTTACTCTGTGCAACTGGATTTAACCATAAATCCATAAAGCTGGTCATTTCCATTCGCATGGTTTCAAAATTAAATTCTGAAGCCACAGGATATTGCATCCAACCATTTGCAACGAGAATCCACATTGCAGAGAGATTAGAACCGAAAGCAACACAGTATGTTGCTAACAAATGTTTCGCTTTTGATAATCTATCCCATCCAAAGAAGAATAAACCAACAAAAGTGGATTCTAAGAAGAATGCCAATAGTGCTTCAATTGCAAGAGGCGCACCAAAAATATCGCCCACATAATGAGAATAATATGACCAGTTAGTACCAAACTGAAATTCCATTGTAATACCAGTCGTAACACCAAGAGCAAAGTTAATACCAAATAACTTACCCCAGAATTTAGTCATATCTTTATAAACTTCTTTGCCTGTGGCTACATAGAGCGTTTCCATAATCACAAGGATAAATGATAATCCCAGTGTTAATGGCACAAACAAAAAGTGATATAACGCAGTTAATGCAAACTGCAATCGAGAGAGTTCAACAACGTCCAACATCTCAACTCCTTGTAAATGCTACAAGTCCTCACAATATGATTACAAAGTAATCACCCCAATACTTAAAGAAATCCCCTAAGTTGACCCCTTGAATTGCCTTCACAATCACGACTATAAAACCCAAATGAGATTTCATTTTTACAGCTGACAGTGCATCATTATATAGGCAACCCAACTTCGGTATCTATTCTACTACTAAACATAAGGATAAAAAATATAAAAAAATGTCACACAGATCACATTTTTATATTTAAATCAAAAACAACACAAAATAAGTAGAACTCTACTGATTGATACAGGTCAAATTATAAATTTAATTAACATTTTAGCAACGACTAGTGTAATAAAAATCACAGTTTGGACAAAAAATCAACAAAAGGCTAGACATCCAATATCGTTTTTGTTACTTTTGCGGTGTTTGACTTGTCTTAAAATAAAAGGACTCAAAGGAATCACAATGAAAAGAAAATTTCACTTTATTTTGACCGCACTTTTTGCCATGACTACACTCATTTCTCCTTTATCATATGCCATAACAAAAGCAGAAGAGAGCAAAATCAAAACGAATACTTATGCTGCTGTGCCACAACAATGTGAAAAGCTTTTTCAAGAAACCGAGAATTTGATCGCTGAAGCGGAAAAACAGCCAGGCACCCATACTCAAGTTGGTAAAATCAAAAGCAAGTTAAATCAAAGTAAACAGCAAATTCTAGAAATGGAATTGGCAACACAAATTAAAAGCTGTGATTTTGCATTAGCAAAATTAAATAACTTGAAGCAGCAATAAGATTCAATAAAAAAGCGTATCAATTTAAAAATACGCTTTCTGATTTTAGTCGGTCAACTTCTCTAAGCCAAAGTGTCGATAAGTTATTGATGTTGCCATCCGTCCTCTTGGCGTACGTTGCAAGAAGCCTTGCTGAATTAAATAGGGCTCAAGTACATCCTCAATCGTATCCCGCTCTTCCCCTATTGCTGCTGCTAAATTGTCCAGCCCGACAGGTCCGCCATCAAAACGTTCAATAATAGCATTCAATAACTTACGATCTAGATAATCGAAGCCCGCATCATCTACATCTAGCATTAATAAAGCGGCTTTTGCGATCTCCTCTGAGATGGTACCACCATTACGTACATCAGCAAAATCACGCACCCGTCTTAATAATCGATTAGCGATCCTCGGCGTGCCACGAGAACGGCGGGCTATTTCATAAGACGCATTCGCTGCAATATCTAGATTTAAACAATTTGCACTACGCGCCACAATAGAAGTTAAATCTTCTACTGAATAAAATTCTAAACGCTGCACAATACCAAAACGATCACGCAATGGAGAGGTTAGTGAGCCAGCTCTCGTTGTTGCACCAATTAAAGTAAAAGGGGGGAGATCTAATTTGATAGAGCGAGCAGCAGGACCTTCCCCAATCATGATATCAAGTTGATAATCTTCCATGGCTGGATAAAGCACTTCTTCTATTGCGGGAGATAAACGATGAATTTCATCGATAAAAAGTACATCATGTGGTTCCAAATTAGTTAACATTGCAGCCAAATCCCCCGCTTTCTCTAAAACAGGTCCTGACGTTGTTCTAATATTGACCCCCATTTCATTTGCAACGATATTCGCTAAAGTGGTTTTACCCAAGCCTGGGGGACCAAAAATCAATAAATGATCTAATGCATCCTGACGTAATTTTGCAGCTTGAATAAAAATCGTCATTTGCTCACAAACTTGTGGCTGACCCACATAATCTTGTAAAAGTTTAGGACGAATCGCACGGTCGATATATTCTTCGTCGATTTTTGCACTTGTACTAATAATTCGGTCTGCTTCAATCATATGTATTTCACATTAAGTTATAGCGAGGCTTTTAGCGCTTCACGAATTAATTGTTCACTTGAAAACCCAGGTTTATTCACTTTCTTCACCATTTTCTCAGCATCCATTGCTTTATAACCTAAAGCGATTAATGCAGAAATCGCTTCGCTACTTGGCTCTTCACGCTGTTGGCTATGCTGTTCAATACTTGGTAAATGTTGACTTTGAACAAAAAAGTCCCCTTGTTCAACACCTTTGAATTTGCCTTTCAACTCTACTAACAGGCGCTCTGCAGTTTTTTTACCAACGCCAGGAATTTTAACCAATTTAGAGAGTTCCTCTCGCTCAATAGCATAAGCAAACTCGGTAACTGACATCGCTGATAAAATAGCTAGCGCTAATTTAGGTCCCACTCCATTCGTTTTGATTAATTCACGAAATAATGTGCGGTCTGTTTTTTGTGAGAAACCAAACAGCAAATGTGCATCTTCACGTACAACAAGATGTGTAAATAAAGCAACATCCTGCCCGATTTCAGGTAAATCATAAAAGCTGGTCATAGGTAAAAGCAATTCATACC
This window contains:
- a CDS encoding hypothetical protein (COG0811 Biopolymer transport proteins) — protein: MTADLNFLELFLKASIVVQLVIVILIIFSIMSWAIIIQRSRILTKALKDSAAFEDRFWSGEDLNRLFEGLENRRDGLTGSEQIFYVGFKEFSRLKQANPSAPEAIIQGSSRAMNLAMNREVEELETRVPFLATVASISPYIGLFGTVWGIMHAFMALSGAKQATLQMVAPGIAEALIATAIGLFAAIPAVMAYNRLSLRVSKLEQNYGNFIDEFTTILHRQAFGKNGTH
- a CDS encoding colicin uptake protein TolR (COG0848 Biopolymer transport protein) → MSYRRKRRDVKSEINIVPFLDVLLVLLLIFMATAPIINQSVQVELPDAVQSQEVSNEDKVPVILEVSGVGQYTLSIGAERLENLTEEMVTQLSKQEFEKDNNTLFLVGGAKDVPYEEVIKALNLLHLAGIKSVGLMTNPI
- a CDS encoding hypothetical protein (COG0824 Predicted thioesterase); the encoded protein is MSEKVFNFPVRVYYEDTDAGGVVYHARYLHFFERARTEYLRHLHFSQHVLLNERQVAFVVKTMNIDYCFPAKLDDLLLVETMITEVKGASLFFTQKLKKNELILCEATVKVACVDLGKMKPMPIPTEMKAALVS
- a CDS encoding type II secretory pathway, pseudopilin (COG2165 Type II secretory pathway, pseudopilin PulG), which produces MKRGFTLIEMLIVLFIVSGSLLIAFPSWKEIQHKQLFEQEQNRLFLFLRRAQMRVAQSQQIWLLIVSKDRVKHTWCLSVQVKAEDRCDCLASAHCGPQNTAIFYYPNSALHSMLISKHVYPKETSRLNGIRDTLETSCFTLQAGNLRVVFSLFNVGSIKLKKHQSLSACETATRY
- a CDS encoding hypothetical protein (COG2885 Outer membrane protein and related peptidoglycan-associated (lipo)proteins), which gives rise to MKKLTKVLLVAGSVAMLAACGSSKKDESAQMFGGYSVQDLQQRYNTVYFGFDKYNIEGEYVQILDAHAAFLNAMPATKVVVEGNTDERGTPEYNIALGQRRADAVQNYLSAKGVQAGQVSTVSYGEEKPAVLGHDEAAYSKNRRAVLAY
- a CDS encoding Cyd operon protein YbgE (COG3790 Predicted membrane protein); protein product: MINSLYQIFNKGSLRTLSFIVAIFITLCFFLNINDFSTNLRSAPAILVIFSIWGTAILWVHGMGLEIHSRFGKLIFSPFFGYSAIILACYMSWFA
- the tolA gene encoding cell envelope integrity inner membrane protein TolA (COG3064 Membrane protein involved in colicin uptake) → MQTKRQNTDIRAVMISIILHAILFGLLILGSFYHKVDIMGGGEGNGEVLDVVMVDTGSAAHEWGRLQQQKKGQTETQTRPEVIEEQQEKLKQELERQKEIEYQKQLEKQQALEKQQEAERLKQLAEQKKQEEKVKQEALEKQRELEAKAKEAAEAAKLKAEVEAKRLAALAKQAEEEAKAKAAAEAKAKAEKAKAEAEAKAKAEKAKAEAEAKAKAEKAKAEAEAKAKAEKAKAEAKAKAEKAKADAQRKAEQAALDDFMNGGDIGGGSASVGGNANRQGSQGTGAARGAGDGGKTGDQYAGVIKKEIQRRFLKEPSFANKVCVVEVEFLRDGTIANYRRVSGPDDICHAALSAVARTKKVPPAPTDEIYNKYKKVPVDFKLR
- a CDS encoding cytochrome D ubiquinol oxidase subunit II (COG1294 Cytochrome bd-type quinol oxidase, subunit 2), which codes for MIDYEILRFVWWILIGVLLIGFAVTDGFDMGVLNLLPFAGKKEVEKRIMINSIAPHWDGNQVWLLTAGGAMFAAWPIVYATSFSGFYIAMILVLAALFFRPVGLEYRAKIDNPTWRTLWDWGLFIGGFVPSLVFGVAFGNLLQGVPFEFNELLQVKYTGSFFALLNPFALLCGLVSLAMLTTQGGAWLQMKTTSELRERARVITQVGALATLITFVLAGVWLYFKDGFVVTSVIDHNAQSTPFGKTVAIEAGAWFNNYKEIPLLWIFPLLAIGGALLNILASKANRSGFAFLFSSLTMAGIILTAGVSMFPFVMPSITHPELSLLMWDSTSSKLTLTLMLGFALVFVVILLAYTIWAYWKMFGRLDSEFIEQNKNSLY
- the tolB gene encoding translocation protein TolB (COG0823 Periplasmic component of the Tol biopolymer transport system) — its product is MKLMMRFILFFLSLGIISVAQAEVRIVIDEGVDSARPIAVVPFKWNGPGTPPADIADIIASDLRNSGKFNPIPVNRMPQQPTVVSEVNPEAWASLGIDAVVVGQVTPANGSFNIAYQLVDTIGATGSAGAILSQNQYTVTTKWLRYGAHTVSDEVFEKLTGIKGAFRTRIAYIVQKHGGSQPYEVRVSDYDGFNQFIVNRSAQPLMSPAWSHDGKKLAYVSFENRKSQLVVQDLGSGARKVVASFKGHNGAPAFSPDGSRLAFASSQDGVLNIYVMNLGSGQVSQLTRGAGNNTEPSWSPDGQTILFTSDRSGSPQVYQMSATGGGASLVSSGGRSYSGQITADGSTMIMISGDNIVKKDLASGSIEVLSSTFLDESPSISPNGIMVIYSSTQGLGKVLQLVSADGRFKARLPGNDGQVKFPAWSPYLTK
- a CDS encoding membrane protein (COG4795 Type II secretory pathway, component PulJ); its protein translation is MRYQGYTLMSLLLSLSLSSLLLFTLVSFYSQSQYQNKTLLLRLQLQFELQHVMQLIAKDLRRAGFRAFSEKTEKTNLHLFEADDGHSLQLFTLGKQNQFNCALFFYDLDMNGCVGEKFKGRSCVSKEHNNTQHIERELFGYRLNAGMIETRLTYKNGVNSRCSSSECSSYLQKHACEKGGWVDLLDKTVYHIHALRFNWLAEKQGVEVYLAGALKKSPIMTYEVSAVVPLLNSGEK